The following nucleotide sequence is from bacterium HR17.
TCAAAGAACCTCACCTCGCAATCAAAAACCCTTTTCCGCCAAAAACTCACGAGCCACTTCTTTGGGTGACCGTTTGTTTTCGTCAACTTCGTAATTGAGGCGTTGCATTGTTTCGTCGCTGATAGCGCCTGCCAGCAAGTTCAACACTTGTCGCAATTCGGGAAAGGTTTGCAAAACTTCCATCCTGATGACGGGCGCTGCGTGGTAGGGTGGGAAGAATTTTCGGTCGTCTTCAAGGAGCATGAGATCGTAAGCGGGGATGCGTCCATCGGTAGCAAAAGCACAGATGACATCCACTTTGCCGCGAGCCAACGCTTGATACATCAACGCTGGGTCCATGTCCAAAACGCGTCCGAACTCAAACCCGTAAACCCTTTTCAAACCGACATAACCGTCGGGTCGTTCCCGAAACTCAGAGGTGAACCCTGCCAGCAAATTTTTCGCCACAGGTTTGAGGTCACTGATTTTCCGCCAACCTTGTTTTTCAGCATCGCTTCTCCGAACAGCGATGGCGTAGGTGTTGTTGAACCCGAAGGGCTCAAGCCATTCGCATTGGAACTTGAGCCGATACTCTCGTCGCACAATAGCCAACACTTCGTCGGGTTCGCCGAGGGTCGGCATTTTCAAAATCGCTGTCAAGGCTGTGCCCGTGTATTCGGGGTAAAGGTCAATATCGCCACGAACAAGGGCTTGATGGCAAATAACTGTTCCACCTAAATTGAACTTGCGCTCCACTCGCAAAGGCGTGTGTGCTTCAATCAACTGCGCCAACAATTCACCCAAAATCAACTGTTCGGTGAAATTTTTCGTGCCGATACGGACGACACCGACCTCACTGCCCTCGGCTTGACGAAGTGCTTGGTTTGCCCAAAGACCGCCGATAAAAACAGCAATTGTCAAGCCAACGAAAACCGATGTTCTCACCCGCAGCGCTTTCGGCTTCCTTCCTGCCCGCAGCCAATCTTCCGCCAACCCCAAAGCGAAATCCACAAAAAGAGCCAACAAGGCTGCTGGTATGGCACCGAGCAGAACCAACCTTGTATTGTTCAGCGCCAAACCGCGATTGATGAAATCGCCCAAACCGCCTGCGCCGATGAAGGCTGAAAGGGTTGCGATGCCGACACCGATAACAGCAGCAGTGCGAATGCCTGCTAAAATGACAGGTATCGCCAACGGAATTTCCACATAAAGCAACCTCTGCCACCGCGTGAAACCCAGCCCGTCCGCTGCCTCCAAAACAGGTGGTGGAAGGGTGCTCAATCCCGCGTAAGTGTTTCGGACGATAGGCAACAGAGCGTAAAGGGTGAGGGCAACCAGTGCGGGTTTGACCCCGATGCCGAAGAGGGGCAGCAAAAATGCCAACATCGCCAAACTGGGGATTGTTTGGACGGCGTTGGCGAAACTCAAAACAATCGTTCGCAACGACGCCCAACGCAAAATGAGCATGCCAATCGGTAACCCAATGGCGATGGCGAAAGCCGTTGATATGCCTGTCAAGATGAGGTGCTCAATTAACTTTTGTTGCAACTCTGGCAACCGTTGGATGACGAAGTTTACCCAATCGCCCATTGTGGCATCACCGCTCTTGTTTTCCGCTGTTGAAAATTTGGGCTCAGTAGGAATTTCACCCCTCCTGTTCGGCTAAGAGAAGGGAGGTTGGACCTCTTCGCGAGCCACGGCGCTGAACATAGCAAGGTGCTTGACAGGTTGTTCAAGCAACTGGCGGACGAATTCAGTTGCTG
It contains:
- the opuCC gene encoding Glycine betaine/carnitine/choline-binding protein OpuCC encodes the protein MGDWVNFVIQRLPELQQKLIEHLILTGISTAFAIAIGLPIGMLILRWASLRTIVLSFANAVQTIPSLAMLAFLLPLFGIGVKPALVALTLYALLPIVRNTYAGLSTLPPPVLEAADGLGFTRWQRLLYVEIPLAIPVILAGIRTAAVIGVGIATLSAFIGAGGLGDFINRGLALNNTRLVLLGAIPAALLALFVDFALGLAEDWLRAGRKPKALRVRTSVFVGLTIAVFIGGLWANQALRQAEGSEVGVVRIGTKNFTEQLILGELLAQLIEAHTPLRVERKFNLGGTVICHQALVRGDIDLYPEYTGTALTAILKMPTLGEPDEVLAIVRREYRLKFQCEWLEPFGFNNTYAIAVRRSDAEKQGWRKISDLKPVAKNLLAGFTSEFRERPDGYVGLKRVYGFEFGRVLDMDPALMYQALARGKVDVICAFATDGRIPAYDLMLLEDDRKFFPPYHAAPVIRMEVLQTFPELRQVLNLLAGAISDETMQRLNYEVDENKRSPKEVAREFLAEKGF